The Xiphophorus couchianus chromosome 18, X_couchianus-1.0, whole genome shotgun sequence DNA window GGCTTGATGCCGCTCAGGTATTACTCACAAATCTATTACACCTAATTCTGCCAGCATCTGCTGCTTTAGCTGTTTTTATGGGTTTCTATGCTGgtaattttgctttttctggTGCAAGATTGTACTGGAGGAAGCTGGCCGTCCCATGCACATAAAGGAGATTAAGCAGAGAATCATTGACCGGGGACTTGTTCAATCCAAGTACAGTTATCGTTCTCATTTGATGCTAAAAGTTCTTGTGTGCATTTTGACACAAGTTTCTCTTTTGATAATTGGTGATGTTTGCATGCATTAATTTGAACAAAACTCTAAATTTTGTATGATGTTCTGTCACACTCTTATTAGTGATTTCTAAACCTACCTGTGGTTTCATTATTATGTTCTCAACAGTGCAAAATCGAGCCTGGAAGCCGTCATGTATCGTGAGGTAAGGATTGTTCATTTTCCTACACTATTAAAGTTCTcccttgtgtttgtgtgaatgtcTTTTAATTTCTCCATGTTTTCCCATCCTGCTTTGTTGGCcatatttaatcatatttgaaAATTTTTGAACTGTGATTAAGTCGAAGGGTTGCTTAGAGCCAACATGCATAATCTTTAAAACTGCTGTAGCTAATAAGGATACAGTTTACCTAAACCTGACCGACAGATTTAGGGTAAATAGATTTTCCTCCCCCAATGCATTCGGCCTCAGTCTCACACTATGTTTCAGACACAAAAAGGAAGCAGGAGATTCAAGAGgattgaaaacagaaatggagtCTTTGCATTACTGGTGAGTTTTCTGGGAAACTGACATTTGTTTTACACCAACcctaaaaacaatatttaatttacaaaaatgtacatatgtACTGTTTACTACTGAGGCCATCGTAGTTACAGAAGATCTATGTTAGACGTTTGTATCAGTTCTACTTTTCTCCAATCTATGTTAGACATTTGTGTCAGTTCTACTTTTCTCCAATAAATTTTGTATGATACTTTCTACTGAAAGTAGAATACGAAATAAGAATGTCTGATTACTATGCACAGCTTGTTGGTAGATTTGTTTTCgcacaaatatttacataccacaatccaaaaaagtatttgttaaatatttattaaagtaataatttgaattaaatacaaattaattagtcatatttagaaaatatgggTTCCAATGTGTCTTGTGAGTCCCACCTGATGATTCTGATGCTTATGGCGTGatagactaaaataaaattacataaaataaacagattatattagatgattataaaatataagGAATGCACATTTGCAGAATTATTTTCAcctttgataaataaaatatttcatttgaataGTTATtgagaaatgtgtttctttcacgtatgttttcacatttctatAGAAGTTATTAGagatgcaaatatttatttaccaaCTTCTAGATGTATCAAATTGTGGCACTGGTGCCTTTGGAGACATTTGAGTGTTTCATCTAAAGTTTCAACAATCCAAgcatattttgttatttgtttgtcATTATAGCATTTCATGTGAGATCCTGTGTTAATTGTCCACATTCCGCCAAGCAGAAAGCAACACAGCCATCATCTTCACATACTCTGAACACCTTCCTGTCTCTCTCTGCCTCCTTGCAGACCGATGAGGAGCGGCAGCAGGCCCTCACAGCCCAGGCTTTCCTCAGCTCGCCGCCACCGGCGCCTCAGAGCGGAGCCTCCAGCTCTGGCTCCGGGGCCTCGATGCCTGCTTATCCCTCTCCCTCAAGTTCCTCTGAGCAGAAACCGAAGATAAAGAGAGGCCAGCGAAAAAACCAGAATGAGAAGTACAGACTGAAGTACCAGAGGCTGCGCAGAGCTGCTCGCACCATGATATTTGTAAGGAAactttgcattcatttttatcaAGGTTTTGTTTCTCATAAATACGGTGTGCTACATCCTTAGAACAAAAATGGATTTAGCTAAATGCTATTTATTAACTTTGTACATACGGTCATGAGGAAAAAACAGCACACTTTCGTTCAGTTCTGAGTTTTCTTTATGGTGTCATTTTAGTGCTCAAATTCTGAGTGACAAGTGAAAGACTGCCGTACTCCTTTCTATTATTAAAATTGATCTGATTCTTATCATATTCCAACATAATTTTAATCTAACGTCAAGTGTACAGCAGTGCACAGCACACTGGTaatgtatgtaaaataaatacaaagccatattgaaaaagctgtgttaAAAAGTATATCCCTGACTTCGTATCTAAACTTAGCATCACTTATTTGATGCAGCCATTTTCTGCACTAATAACCCACATGTTGATATAAAGATCTGAAAGTATCCCTATCAATagcaatgatgttttttattatatacTTTTCTCTTCACTGACTGCAGAGAAGCATATATAGGTGATgagaaatgtgagttttttggCGTGCAGCCTGACTGTACTGCTCTCCATTCCTCAGGAAAATGCTGCACTCTGTGATGAAATTGCTCACACAGAAGAGAAGTTTCTAAGAGCAAAAGAGGAGCGCAAGTAAgtaaacatatattttgtaCTTAATTTTTTCAAGCAGATCTCCAAAGCTGTGTGGTAAATTGGGTTACTTTTCTTGTTGTCTAGGTTCTTATTAAAGTCCTTGTTGCAGTACCAGACTCTGTCAGAGGGGGAGCTATTACCTACACCCAGTTCCAGCTCTGTTCCTTCTGTTCCACCTGCGGCACTGACTTCAGCTCCTGCTGCAGGGCCTTCAGGCTCATCTTTGGCACATAACCCAATGTCACTGGTGTCAATAGGAGAGGAGGGTCTTCTTAAAAAAAccaagaaagaaaggaaagaccGGGGAAAGGAAAACGGAAAGGAAGAATGTAGGTGTGAAAGCGAATATATAAGTGTGACATGTTCGGATAggtaaatgtcacaaaatgtgtcTCCAGTTCCAAAGAAGATGTCCAAGAAGAGGAAGCTGGCAGACGGGTCACGCAGACTGGTGCAGCCCATTCCGCTGGACTCGTCGGGCCGTCCCGTGTTTCCCATCGTACTCGGAGGTTTAACGGTCTACAGCCTAGGAGAGGTTAGCGTCTGAGATGACTCTTTATATCGTAGCAAAAATAATACAGTTATAGCATTAAGTTAATAAGTCTtaacatatatatttaaagctGACACCAACCTCTGTTTATTGAATCTGATCTTCTTGGCTGCTCTTCAGATAATCACAGACAGGACGTTGTTTTACGACGAGTGTGCCATCTACCCAGTGGGCTTCTGCAGCACGCGTGTCTATGCCAGCATGAAACACCCTGAGCAGCAGTGCCTCTACACCTGCCAAATCAAGGATGGAGGGACAGGTCCACAggtgaaaacacacagaggctTTACTATAGCTTCTTAAGTGCAtcataaatgttaaaatcacaGATTTGACATAAAGTCTTCTGAGGTTAACACACATAAACAGATTTGTTGCATATTgggttaatcttttttttttctaccttccATCGCTAGTTTGAGATTGTACCCGAAGAAGATCCTCAGAATGCCATTGTAGCCTCCTCTGCTCTGACATGCCATTCAAATCTGCTGAAGGCTATCGCATCCAACAGGTAGAATGTTTAACCACAAACAGCCCTACTAATTATTCCTGAGgtacttaaaatgaaaaaaaacaacaaataaatcatgTCTCAGTCTTAGCACATGGTTGATATACTGTAGGTGCCAAACAGAAATTGCTGAGgctaattagttttttgttacTGTTCTTCAAATGCTTAATactgattatttttaacattttcctgtcTTAGTTCCCAGGTCGTGGCACCCATAATTCCATCAGGAGCGGGCTTCTTCGGTTTCTCTCATCCAACTATTCAGAATCTGATCCAGAGCTGTCCTGGAGCTCGCAAATGTAGCAAGTGAGTTCTTTTAGCCTGTTCCATAAAAGCTATAATCTTTCTTACACACTTAGTTTTCTGATCTGTTTCAGTCACATTGTGTTtatggaatatttttaaaatttgaatttaacaCAAAGTGGAAAGTAAAGTAAGAGTCATGCAACAAACAGTCAAAACAAAGGCTGCAGTAAAAGGTATAATACaaacaatatgaaaatgttaatatcgattcattttaaaacacccCAAAAGTGTATTTTAGCTTTAAGAGGTAAAACATACATGTCCATGTATTGTAGGGTAATTGTAGGGTAGGTTACCCTAAAATCCtcattttaatgataaataatatCTTGAATATTAAGATCAGattaaaatctggaaaaaccaaacaaaaacacctaATATCTGATCAATGGaggaagtaagaaaaatatgaatcaaaGGAATATTagatattattgtttttaaaatttgctttaacATACCCTCATATCTTCTCATTCATGACAAACTGCTGGTATCCAATGTGCTGTACATGTGATTTGAATGTAAATTGTTAATGCATGAAACATTAAGATATTATGGCCTATGTGTTGCATCCAACTGCATTCTAGCGGTTGCTGTATTTTACACATTGATATGCAGATCTGCAAGGTAACTAATGTACCTCATTACCTCATGTACCTCATTAACAAATGAGGTAAATTACTTCTATAAAGTTGTCAAAAGTGTATATATTAAGAATCATTTCCATACCGCCTTACATGTTTCTctatttgatttgaatttttagTACTGGAGAACAAAACTGTTGCAAACTTGTGCTAAGTTTATAGAGACAAGCAccaaatatttaagaaaatcagCTGCTACtcagcagtattttttttatgtattttttcttaactGTGCAATTTTGCTTTCACCACCTAGCTACAGATGGATTCGTTTCGAGGTGTGTCGTCATGGTGATGGCCAGCTCCCTCACGGCCTATCAGAAGATGACGCCTCGATTAGCTTCGAGGCCTACCTGAGACACCAAGGCCTGAATGGGAGCATCAAGTTGGAGCACATCACAGGTGCGATAGCATGTTAATGCTAGGCAGTTTGGCAGATTACCTCTTTTTATGGTGGTTCATTTAAGTTGGAGGACGTCCGGAAAAGTTTAAACACTGAAAGCATAGACACAGTGGAGTTACAGTTCACTTAAGTTTTAATAAGTTACAGTTTCAAAAGTGCTAAAAATTCCAACAAATCAATGAAACAGGTTAATGTCATTTAACGAGATACCAGAGAAACTGCCAGGGTGACTGGATTTCTTCCAGCTGTTTGGAGCTTAGAGTAGCACCAGCCAACAGGACAAACTCTgctgtttggaagaaaaaaaaaaaaggttctgttTTGAGAAATAGATGGCATTATTAGTGGTAGATGTTTGCTTATTATCCAGACAATTTCTACTGTCATATAGTTATGCTTGTCTTTTTTCTATAGAGCAGATCAAAAGGTTTAATACCCTTATTAAGAAGCAGTTCTAAACTTACTAACATTTGTGGACGATTACTGTGTTTTGATTCAGTCaggtatgaaaaaaataaataaaaaattgacatAACTGCAGTAATATTCAAAGTAGCAGCAacataaaagtaatattttttatattaataaaaacaattgacatttgttacatgttttttgtaaatactttaaaactGTGGCATATCTGAAGATGTTTACATAAATATAACCAGCTGGCCGTTCGTTGTTGTCCTCAATGATTGGCCGACCATAATTCTGTAGCATGAGGGAAGCAGAACTTTTGTTTAGTACCACACCCACTTCTTCCCTATCGCTGTGGTGAACATGAAATGtcattaaatcataaaactgaGTGCTTTTTGGTGAATCCTACATTTAAAGTAAAGATACTCTTAGGTATTTGCTTATTTGTGGCATTGGATGCACACCATTTGTAGTAATCAGTTTACCAGGTTGGCATAGTTTGCACATCACCTGATCAGGTTGTAAATCAAACTCCTTGATTTAAGATGGAAGTAATAAACAAGTCAGTAAACTTGTAGAATACACTGAGTTCTAGGCTTTTTATTAACCGGAGCTAACCAGTTGTCTGCTGGTTTATTACTGTTTGGATTGTAATAAACTCAGAACTCTTTGACAAGTCATTTCTGGCTTTCTTATTCCAGGGAGTCTCTCTTATGAACTTTGCCCTCACTTTGCCCAGGCGGTCTGCCGGCTGACTGAATGAATGCACCCGTTAatgtttattccttttttttcttcaggacAATCACCTCCATCTCCTAGTTCCTCGCATCAGCAACACCAGACCTCTCCCACCATGAAGCCCTCCACTTCTTATTTTGGCTCCTGAGAGTCCTCTCTGAAATCAcgtctttttttccttcatttcacCATTTCAAAAATCTGAGGCTTGTTTAGCATGTAGACATCCTCGGGTATTTTGTAGGAGAAATCCTGAAAGATCACACACTagaaatatttaagttaaacATGGCTGAGCTGTTGCATTCAAAAAATTAGTCAAATATCTGGTTTCTCTATGTTAGTATAAAGGTTGATATCTGGTTGTAGAAATCAAGTTTAGTTTATATTGttccattttttaaagtgtacaATCTTGTCTATCAATGTGGATTACAGAAGGAAATGTTACAAAGCTGTGTATAATCATGATGAAGAGTTGTATATAGAattaaagtgacatttaaatattttgtcccaagagtatggatttattttaaatttgtttgcttcattataaaaataactaaataatagATCAGCATCtccacacatttttgttttaacattccAGACACAAAATGGCGCAATTTctcattcattttcaaaatatacacACAAGCATTACAATAAATGAACACACAATGTTGACTGCAATATGGCTGGATGAATAGATGGGGGGGGGGAGATGACttggaaaaaacagaacatggaCAAACATGTTCCCAGACTTGGACATTATCTACAATTTGTATGCATCCATCTGCAGTTTGTCCAATATCCTTTAGCTCCATATTTAAACCTTATCAGTAGAAATATCACCCATAAATTAACAGTACTTTGTTTTGAGAGAATTTGTAGTGAATACAAAAGAGAACTATAGAAAATTgattctgaaaaataatttgacataaaaatataaaatcagaatgggtaaaatattaaaacactgGTTTTCACAACATAATCCTTATTACACCAAGAAATCAGAGTTATTGCATCACCTGGTGACACATTACAGCATAAACAAAGTTTAGACATTCTTTTGCATGTATGACCATTAAATTATCCATTTATCCTGAGAAAATTGGACTAAAGTCATTTTCATTCTACCagtcattttattattcatcAAAATAGTGGATATTGTTAATTAGAAAAGAGaacaaatcaatttaaatccctttattttttttccctcacctTCTAGTTTAGGTGCTTTACCAAATTTGATTGCCTGCATATCGATTGGTGATAAAAGGAGGCGCAGGTAAATTCTTACTGGAACCATAAACAGGACATGCTTTAAATTCACAGGGCCAGTCTCTCCATCCATATCTAAGAGCAGCAATTTTAGATGGTGGGCATGCAGAAGCAGACAGCTGGATGGTGGTCTGATTCCAAACCATAATGGGAGCTGGTGACCAAAGGGAGTCGGGTTCACATGACGCATTCTTCTCtgagcagcagatctttaattaaaaataagaacaaaaattataacatgatatattTTGTCATTCCACTCAAATACAATGTTAACATCTAAAGGTGTAGtaatattgttttacattatGCAAGGTTAGTTAATGTAGAACTTTAAGAGAAATGGTGAAGAAATGCTACCTCAGTAAGTTATTTCAGTgaccattttaaaagtaaaaattgcaTATAATTATTAAACTGCAGTAATTTCAAGAGTATATTTCTGTCgaatttatttagtttacatCTAATGGAAACTCAAAGCTTGGTTTCAAAGTATGTGTACATTAcataagattttttaaaaagtattttcacaaCAGACTATTGAGCAGTTTATCCATGTACAATATAGTACAAGGTCAGAGTTAATTTTGCGTGAATTGCTGCAACAACGTGGCGTGAAGGCGATCAGCCTGTGCTTCTGCTGAGGTTGCATTAAAAGCTTACTTTAGCTCGTCTGCATTATTGAATCTAGTGTTTCATCTTCCTCAAGGAAGATTACATTCTATGTCAACTTATGTCAACTAAAATACTCCAATAGAAAACATGGCTCCCCAAATCTAAACTGACTGTAGAAAACTCGCACTGGATCTCAAACAACTTGGATCATTTGCcgcttttcttttcctctggaCTCTAGGACCTTGATGTTCTAATGAAATTCTACATTCACTTTCAATAGCAAGGAGAACTTTGGAAGTatgttctggaaccagtctccttgagaggggctggacatacttccactctggagttgcccagggagagagacggatccctccgcctacgggtggggggacgggttctgactgtcgtttgtgcttacgggccgaacgacagttcagattacccaccctttttggagtccttagagggggtactggagagtgctcctcctggggactcccttgttctgctgggggacttcaacgctcacgtggtcaacgacagtgagacctggaggggcgtggttgggaggaacggcccacccgacctgaactcgagcggtgttctgttgctggacttctgtgctcgccatggattgtccataacgaacaccatgttcaagcataagggtgtccatatgtgcacttggcaccaggacaccctaggccgcagttcgatgatcgactttgtcatcgtttcatcggatctgcggccgtatgtcttggacactcgggtgaagagaggtgcggagctgtccactgaccactacctggtggtgagttggctccggtggtgggggcgaaagccggtcagacctggcaggcccaaacgtgttgtgagggtctgctgggaacgtctggcggaatcccctgtgagacggagctttaactcccatctccggcaaaacttcgaacacgtcccgggggaggtgggggacatggagtctgagtggaccgtgttccgtgcctccattgtcgaggcggccgatcggagctgtggccgcaaggttgtcggtgcctgtcgcggcggcaaccctcgaacccgttggtggacaccttcggtgagggatgccgtcaggctgaagaaggagtcctatcgagcctttttggcctgtgggactccggaagcagctgatgggtaccggcgggcgaagcggcatgcggctcgggcggttgctgaggcaaaaactcgggtgtgggaggagtttggagaggccatggagaaagacttccgcacggcttcgaggcgattctggtccaccatccggcgtctcaggggggggaagcggtgcagcaccaacactgtttatagtggggatggtgtgctgctgacctctactcgggacgttgtgggccggtgg harbors:
- the tbrg1 gene encoding transforming growth factor beta regulator 1 isoform X2; this translates as MESLNSFESEMEPDGQTNYSLFPALDSIASLSGTAENLESEPPSEITEKPNLTWLDAAQIVLEEAGRPMHIKEIKQRIIDRGLVQSNAKSSLEAVMYRETDEERQQALTAQAFLSSPPPAPQSGASSSGSGASMPAYPSPSSSSEQKPKIKRGQRKNQNEKYRLKYQRLRRAARTMIFENAALCDEIAHTEEKFLRAKEERKFLLKSLLQYQTLSEGELLPTPSSSSVPSVPPAALTSAPAAGPSGSSLAHNPMSLVSIGEEGLLKKTKKERKDRGKENGKEEFPKKMSKKRKLADGSRRLVQPIPLDSSGRPVFPIVLGGLTVYSLGEIITDRTLFYDECAIYPVGFCSTRVYASMKHPEQQCLYTCQIKDGGTGPQFEIVPEEDPQNAIVASSALTCHSNLLKAIASNSSQVVAPIIPSGAGFFGFSHPTIQNLIQSCPGARKCSNYRWIRFEVCRHGDGQLPHGLSEDDASISFEAYLRHQGLNGSIKLEHITGQSPPSPSSSHQQHQTSPTMKPSTSYFGS
- the tbrg1 gene encoding transforming growth factor beta regulator 1 isoform X1 gives rise to the protein MESLNSFESEMEPDGQTNYSLFPALDSIASLSGTAENLESEPPSEITEKPNLTWLDAAQIVLEEAGRPMHIKEIKQRIIDRGLVQSNAKSSLEAVMYRETQKGSRRFKRIENRNGVFALLTDEERQQALTAQAFLSSPPPAPQSGASSSGSGASMPAYPSPSSSSEQKPKIKRGQRKNQNEKYRLKYQRLRRAARTMIFENAALCDEIAHTEEKFLRAKEERKFLLKSLLQYQTLSEGELLPTPSSSSVPSVPPAALTSAPAAGPSGSSLAHNPMSLVSIGEEGLLKKTKKERKDRGKENGKEEFPKKMSKKRKLADGSRRLVQPIPLDSSGRPVFPIVLGGLTVYSLGEIITDRTLFYDECAIYPVGFCSTRVYASMKHPEQQCLYTCQIKDGGTGPQFEIVPEEDPQNAIVASSALTCHSNLLKAIASNSSQVVAPIIPSGAGFFGFSHPTIQNLIQSCPGARKCSNYRWIRFEVCRHGDGQLPHGLSEDDASISFEAYLRHQGLNGSIKLEHITGQSPPSPSSSHQQHQTSPTMKPSTSYFGS